A genome region from Camelina sativa cultivar DH55 chromosome 10, Cs, whole genome shotgun sequence includes the following:
- the LOC104719006 gene encoding putative E3 ubiquitin-protein ligase XBAT34 — MGQQQSQCKEELLFQQVGYNDVEAIKSLRREGAGLEWVDKLGRTPLISACMNEDLYDVAKTLLQLGSNVNAYRSGSNSGTPLHHAAKRGLVNTVKLLLSHGANPLVLDDNIQTALEVARAEGHSSVVRAIENHSCLFSGWMREFYGPSFLEFFAPDFFSRRVWVVVVPTGSRNPAKPFKLELAVYDSLKDAQPRMEMPLWKANLDEPKPSSQSDDPSVMIVKNSTNLSGKSQRLEGAFVSQARRWARVNRQMRLAAERKGDKKQLKWFCEACRGTPQPMNPPMFLQTFETTSAPPQSAMNEMPKLNHPAMTPVDISLPSANSEGTKEDGLCVICVDASYEAACVPCGHVAGCVSCLKEIKNKKLGCPVCRANIDQVIKLYRL; from the exons ATGGGGCAACAACAATCACAGTGTAAGGAAGAGCTTCTGTTTCAGCAAGTGGGTTACAACGACGTCGAAGCCATCAAATCCCTTCGCCGTGAAGGTGCAGGACTCGAG TGGGTGGATAAGTTAGGGAGAACACCATTAATCTCAGCTTGTATGAATGAAGATCTATATGATGTAGCTAAAACTCTGCTTCAGTTGGGTTCTAATGTCAATGCTTATCGATCTG GTAGCAATAGTGGGACTCCTCTGCACCATGCTGCAAAAAGAGGTCTCGTAAACACTGTTAAGTTACTTCTGTCTCACGGTG CAAATCCACTGGTTTTGGATGATAATATTCAGACAGCTCTTGAGGTTGCTAGAGCTGAAGGTCATAGCAGTGTTGTACGTGCCATCGAG AATCACAGCTGCTTGTTCTCTGGTTGGATGCGTGAATTTTATGGCCCAAGCTTTCTTGAATTCTTTGCTCCTGACTTTTTTTCAAGAAGAGT ATGGGTAGTTGTCGTACCAACTGGTTCGCGAAACCCTGCAAAGCCTTTCAAGTTGGAGTTGGCTGTGTATGATAGTCTAAAG GATGCACAACCGAGGATGGAGATGCCTTTGTGGAAAGCCAATTTGGATGAACCAAAACCATCATCACAGTCTGATGATCCTTCAGTGATGATTGTTAAAAACTCCACAA ATCTAAGTGGCAAAAGTCAGAGACTAGAAGGCGCATTCGTTTCTCAGGCGCGGCGTTGGGCTCGAGTCAATAGGC aaatGCGTCTGGCAGCTGAGAGAAAAGGCGACAAGAAACAACTGAAGTGGTTTTGTGAGGCATGTAGAGGAACTCCACAG CCAATGAATCCACCAATGTTTCTGCAAACATTTGAAACAACCTCTGCTCCACCTCAGTCTGCAATGAATGAGATGCCAAAGCTCAACCATCCTGCTATGACTCCTGTCGACATCTCACTCCCTTCTGCAAACAGTGAGGGTACTAAAGAAGATGGATTGTGTGTGATTTGTGTGGATGCATCATATGAAGCAGCGTGTGTGCCGTGTGGACATGTTGCTGGATGCGTTTCTTGCTTGAAAGagattaaaaacaagaaattggGATGTCCTGTTTGTCGTGCCAACATTGATCAGGTCATTAAGCTGTACCGTCTTTGA